One window from the genome of Candidatus Poribacteria bacterium encodes:
- the cas6 gene encoding CRISPR-associated endoribonuclease Cas6, whose protein sequence is MPISTLISLIPETDVTLRPTMGHHAHAAFLSILKKSNPEVAAAVHAHAAQKPFTVSPLIAKMEKRGNLCHIKAGTACKLRFTFLDDELFQHFGKAFLTLAMPPIRLGEAAFQVRQMVSHATEERSWSKNETYAELIQSATTDTQMCFRFYSPTAFRRMTPRGRKTRSDAYLDLVRCYQSWINKWNAFAPIKLDKAKILEFVAEYGQVMTVRSASKRLNFGKHAETGWVGTCSCVFYPEDALDTELLRTVNCLAAFAFYCGTGYKTTMGMGQTRRVD, encoded by the coding sequence ATGCCAATCAGCACACTCATATCGCTCATACCCGAAACCGACGTAACACTCCGACCCACCATGGGACACCATGCCCACGCAGCCTTCCTCTCTATCCTCAAAAAGAGCAACCCGGAAGTCGCAGCGGCGGTTCATGCCCACGCAGCACAAAAACCCTTTACCGTCTCGCCACTCATCGCGAAGATGGAGAAGCGCGGGAATCTCTGTCACATCAAAGCAGGCACAGCGTGCAAACTCCGATTCACCTTCCTTGATGACGAATTATTTCAACACTTCGGAAAAGCATTCTTGACGCTCGCGATGCCACCTATCCGTTTGGGAGAGGCAGCGTTTCAGGTCAGACAGATGGTCTCGCACGCTACCGAGGAACGCAGTTGGAGCAAGAACGAAACCTACGCCGAACTCATCCAATCCGCAACAACGGATACCCAGATGTGCTTCCGATTCTATTCACCGACTGCCTTCCGTAGAATGACACCGCGCGGACGGAAAACCCGTAGCGACGCGTATCTTGATCTCGTGCGATGCTATCAGAGCTGGATTAACAAGTGGAATGCCTTCGCTCCCATAAAACTTGACAAAGCCAAAATCCTCGAATTCGTTGCGGAGTATGGGCAGGTGATGACCGTGAGATCGGCATCGAAGCGACTCAACTTCGGGAAACACGCTGAGACCGGATGGGTGGGGACCTGCTCTTGTGTTTTCTATCCCGAAGATGCACTTGACACCGAGCTGCTCCGAACTGTTAACTGCTTAGCAGCCTTTGCATTCTATTGTGGCACGGGCTATAAGACAACAATGGGGATGGGACAGACGCGAAGGGTTGATTAA